One genomic window of Panicum hallii strain FIL2 chromosome 6, PHallii_v3.1, whole genome shotgun sequence includes the following:
- the LOC112898548 gene encoding uncharacterized protein LOC112898548 isoform X3 — protein MMIFSASPFRAVSEKAMEKEQRRPPVSRTAPVAMKASSASATAQGIRNRSQSRRERKIALQQDVDKLRKKLRHEENVHRALERAFTRPLGALPRLPPYLPSQTLELLAEVAVLEEEVVRLEEQVVNFRQGLYQEAIITSMAKSAYFPDGDRCTPARHKTPAQVQSSEVSTSSRQASDQDAADWSSLKRATNVKQTPRRPGRSLSHGDCPGKENQSCGTNSCRDFGRAPLSNVPKCRAPPAEKCAGVQTTSTVEDHKAIDGSNGIDSDTASTAANKVSEELLTCLLTILSQMSTSGSQDEERASSPSVSGSCESSSDGACAGTGDPYGVLDKFGWRDIGRYKQFRSVDAASFDTNVSAGDAAAAAALGRRLKALLRKLSSVDLVGLSHQQRLAFWINTYNSCMMNAFLEHGAPTNPHTLVAMMTKATINVGGRVLSAMTIEHFVLRLPYDAKHVNAEGAKSEYGMAVLGLEWPEPLVTFALSCGSWSSPAVRVYTAGRVEEELEAAKREYLEAAVGVSPAGGLAIPKLLHWCLPDFAKDAGSLVDWVCLQLPRELQRDAVRAAAAAPPVRVLPYEFRFRYLLAS, from the exons ATGATGATATTCTCTGCGTCTCCGTTCCGGGCGGTCTCCGAGAAG GCGATGGAGAAGGAGCAGAGGAGGCCGCCTGTCTCGAGGACGGCGCCGGTGGCGATGAAGGCGTCCTCCGCCAGCGCGACGGCGCAGGGCATCAGGAACAGGAGCCAGTCGCGGCGAGAGAGGAAAATTGCGCTGCAGCAAGAT GTGGACAAGCTGAGGAAGAAGCTACGGCACGAGGAGAACGTCCACCGAGCTCTGGAGCGGGCGTTCACGAGGCCGCTGGGCGCTCTGCCTCGCCTGCCCCCTTATCTGCCGTCTCAG ACGCTGGAGCTTCTGGCCGAAGTCGCGGTCCTGGAGGAGGAGGTCGTCCGGCTCGAGGAGCAGGTCGTCAATTTCCGGCAGGGACTGTACCAGGAGGCCATCATCACCTCCATGGCTAAGAGCGCCTACTTCCCGGACGGCGACCGGTGCACGCCAGCACGGCACAAGACTCCGGCCCAGGTGCAGAGTTCAGAGGTGTCCACCTCGTCGCGTCAGGCTTCCGATCAAGATGCCGCCGATTGGTCATCTTTGAAGCGAGCCACCAATGTCAAGCAGACACCGAGAAGGCCCGGCCGTTCCCTGAGCCACGGTGATTGTCCGGGCAAGGAGAACCAATCGTGTGGCACGAACTCGTGCAGAGATTTTGGCCGGGCGCCTTTGAGTAATGTGCCAAAATGCCGGGCACCGCCAGCGGAGAAATGCGCTGGCGTTCAG ACAACCAGTACGGTGGAAGATCACAAAGCTATCGACGGCAGCAATGGCATTGATTCAGACACGGCCTCAACCGCGGCGAACAAAGTCTCGGAGGAGCTACTGACGTGCCTGCTGACCATCTTGTCACAGATGAGCACCTCCGGCAGCCAAGACGAGGAGCGAGCATCGTCGCCGTCGGTCTCCGGTTCCTGCGAGAGCAGCTCAGACGGCGCCTGCGCCGGCACCGGAGATCCCTACGGGGTCCTAGATAAATTTGGATGGCGAGACATTGGCCGGTACAAGCAGTTCCGATCAGTCGACGCCGCTTCGTTCGACACGAATGTTTCTgccggcgacgccgccgccgccgccgctctcggtCGGAGATTGAA GGCGTTGCTCCGGAAGCTCTCCTCGGTTGACCTGGTGGGCCTCTCCCACCAGCAGAGGCTGGCGTTCTGGATCAACACCTACAACTCCTGCATGATGAAC GCATTTCTTGAGCACGGAGCACCTACCAACCCCCATACGCTGGTGGCCATGATGACCAAG GCGACCATCAACGTGGGCGGCCGCGTGCTGAGCGCCATGACCATCGAGCACTTCGTCCTCAGGCTGCCCTACGACGCAAAGCAT GTGAACGCGGAAGGGGCGAAGAGCGAGTATGGTATGGCCGTGTTGGGGCTGGAGTGGCCGGAGCCGCTGGTGACGTTCGCGCTCTCCTGCGGCAGCTGgtcctcgccggcg GTGAGGGTCTACACGGCCGgccgcgtggaggaggagctggaggcggcgaagCGGGAGTACCTGGAGGCCGCGGTCGGCGTGTCGCCGGCGGGCGGGCTGGCGATACCCAAGCTCCTGCACTGGTGCCTGCCGGACTTCGCCAAGGACGCAGGCTCCCTCGTCGACTGGGTGTGCCTGCAGCTGCCCCGCGAGCTGCAGCGCGACGcagtccgcgccgccgccgccgccccgcccgtgcGTGTCCTGCCGTACGAGTTCAGGTTCCGATACCTGCTGGCCTCGTAG
- the LOC112897328 gene encoding uncharacterized protein LOC112897328, with protein MLRSVSGSNSSRGIAAVVGVGPRLGSAVARKFASEGYTIAILSRDLEKLSQLAEEIAQEAKAQVFALRVDCADARSVREAFEGVLSLGPVEVLVYIACEPPADDAAPAPRPTPFLAVTPDAFHRSLAVSAAGAFHCAQQVIPGMVERGRGTIIFTGSSASVTGFAGYSDLSCGKFALRGLSQSLAREFQPAGVHIAHVIIDGVIGERRSPRSSKAGGGGDAAAAAAGADPDAVAKSYWHVHAQDKSAWTQEMDIRSPSSFVQQAASSIDDGRSS; from the exons ATGCTGAGGTCAGTGTCCGGCTCCAACTCCTCGAGGGGCATCGCCGCCGTGGTCGGCGTCGGGCcccggctcggctcggcggtGGCGCGCAAGTTCGCCTCCGAGGGATACACCATCGCCATCCTCTCCCGCGACCTAG AGAAGCTGTCGCAGCTGGCGGAGGAGATCGCGCAGGAGGCCAAGGCGCAGGTGTTCGCGCTCCGGGTGGACTGCGCCGACGCCCGGTCCGTGCGCGAGGCCTTCGAGGGCGTGCTCTCCCTCGGCCCCGTCGAGGTGCTCGTCTACATCGCCTGCGAACCGCCCGCCGACgacgccgcgcccgcgccgcgccccacGCCCTTCCTCGCCGTCACGCCCGACGCCTTCCACCGCTCGCTCGCCGTCTCCGCCGCGGGGGCCTTCCACTGCGCGCAGCAG GTCATCCCGGGGATGGTGGAGCGGGGCAGGGGCACCATCATCTTCACGGGCTCCTCGGCGTCCGTCACCGGCTTCGCCGGCTACTCCGATCTCA GCTGCGGCAAGTTTGCCCTTCGGGGTTTGTCCCAGTCGCTGGCCAGGGAGTTCCAGCCGGCCGGCGTGCACATTGCGCATGTGATCATCGACGGCGTCATCGGCGAGAGGAG GTCACCGAGGAGCAgcaaggccggcggcggcggcgacgcggcggcggcggcggcgggcgcggaccCGGACGCCGTGGCGAAGAGCTACTGGCACGTCCACGCCCAGGACAAGAGCGCGTGGACGCAGGAGATGGACATCCGATCGCCGTCGTCCTTCGTGCAGCAAGCAGCTAGTAGCATCGACGACGGCCGATCGAGCTAG
- the LOC112898548 gene encoding uncharacterized protein LOC112898548 isoform X2: MGSVGSVAVESSSNSAMEKEQRRPPVSRTAPVAMKASSASATAQGIRNRSQSRRERKIALQQDVDKLRKKLRHEENVHRALERAFTRPLGALPRLPPYLPSQTLELLAEVAVLEEEVVRLEEQVVNFRQGLYQEAIITSMAKSAYFPDGDRCTPARHKTPAQVQSSEVSTSSRQASDQDAADWSSLKRATNVKQTPRRPGRSLSHGDCPGKENQSCGTNSCRDFGRAPLSNVPKCRAPPAEKCAGVQTTSTVEDHKAIDGSNGIDSDTASTAANKVSEELLTCLLTILSQMSTSGSQDEERASSPSVSGSCESSSDGACAGTGDPYGVLDKFGWRDIGRYKQFRSVDAASFDTNVSAGDAAAAAALGRRLKALLRKLSSVDLVGLSHQQRLAFWINTYNSCMMNAFLEHGAPTNPHTLVAMMTKATINVGGRVLSAMTIEHFVLRLPYDAKHVNAEGAKSEYGMAVLGLEWPEPLVTFALSCGSWSSPAVRVYTAGRVEEELEAAKREYLEAAVGVSPAGGLAIPKLLHWCLPDFAKDAGSLVDWVCLQLPRELQRDAVRAAAAAPPVRVLPYEFRFRYLLAS, from the exons ATGGGCTCGGTCGGATCCGTCGCCGTAGAGAGCAGTTCGAATTCG GCGATGGAGAAGGAGCAGAGGAGGCCGCCTGTCTCGAGGACGGCGCCGGTGGCGATGAAGGCGTCCTCCGCCAGCGCGACGGCGCAGGGCATCAGGAACAGGAGCCAGTCGCGGCGAGAGAGGAAAATTGCGCTGCAGCAAGAT GTGGACAAGCTGAGGAAGAAGCTACGGCACGAGGAGAACGTCCACCGAGCTCTGGAGCGGGCGTTCACGAGGCCGCTGGGCGCTCTGCCTCGCCTGCCCCCTTATCTGCCGTCTCAG ACGCTGGAGCTTCTGGCCGAAGTCGCGGTCCTGGAGGAGGAGGTCGTCCGGCTCGAGGAGCAGGTCGTCAATTTCCGGCAGGGACTGTACCAGGAGGCCATCATCACCTCCATGGCTAAGAGCGCCTACTTCCCGGACGGCGACCGGTGCACGCCAGCACGGCACAAGACTCCGGCCCAGGTGCAGAGTTCAGAGGTGTCCACCTCGTCGCGTCAGGCTTCCGATCAAGATGCCGCCGATTGGTCATCTTTGAAGCGAGCCACCAATGTCAAGCAGACACCGAGAAGGCCCGGCCGTTCCCTGAGCCACGGTGATTGTCCGGGCAAGGAGAACCAATCGTGTGGCACGAACTCGTGCAGAGATTTTGGCCGGGCGCCTTTGAGTAATGTGCCAAAATGCCGGGCACCGCCAGCGGAGAAATGCGCTGGCGTTCAG ACAACCAGTACGGTGGAAGATCACAAAGCTATCGACGGCAGCAATGGCATTGATTCAGACACGGCCTCAACCGCGGCGAACAAAGTCTCGGAGGAGCTACTGACGTGCCTGCTGACCATCTTGTCACAGATGAGCACCTCCGGCAGCCAAGACGAGGAGCGAGCATCGTCGCCGTCGGTCTCCGGTTCCTGCGAGAGCAGCTCAGACGGCGCCTGCGCCGGCACCGGAGATCCCTACGGGGTCCTAGATAAATTTGGATGGCGAGACATTGGCCGGTACAAGCAGTTCCGATCAGTCGACGCCGCTTCGTTCGACACGAATGTTTCTgccggcgacgccgccgccgccgccgctctcggtCGGAGATTGAA GGCGTTGCTCCGGAAGCTCTCCTCGGTTGACCTGGTGGGCCTCTCCCACCAGCAGAGGCTGGCGTTCTGGATCAACACCTACAACTCCTGCATGATGAAC GCATTTCTTGAGCACGGAGCACCTACCAACCCCCATACGCTGGTGGCCATGATGACCAAG GCGACCATCAACGTGGGCGGCCGCGTGCTGAGCGCCATGACCATCGAGCACTTCGTCCTCAGGCTGCCCTACGACGCAAAGCAT GTGAACGCGGAAGGGGCGAAGAGCGAGTATGGTATGGCCGTGTTGGGGCTGGAGTGGCCGGAGCCGCTGGTGACGTTCGCGCTCTCCTGCGGCAGCTGgtcctcgccggcg GTGAGGGTCTACACGGCCGgccgcgtggaggaggagctggaggcggcgaagCGGGAGTACCTGGAGGCCGCGGTCGGCGTGTCGCCGGCGGGCGGGCTGGCGATACCCAAGCTCCTGCACTGGTGCCTGCCGGACTTCGCCAAGGACGCAGGCTCCCTCGTCGACTGGGTGTGCCTGCAGCTGCCCCGCGAGCTGCAGCGCGACGcagtccgcgccgccgccgccgccccgcccgtgcGTGTCCTGCCGTACGAGTTCAGGTTCCGATACCTGCTGGCCTCGTAG
- the LOC112898548 gene encoding uncharacterized protein LOC112898548 isoform X4: protein MEKEQRRPPVSRTAPVAMKASSASATAQGIRNRSQSRRERKIALQQDVDKLRKKLRHEENVHRALERAFTRPLGALPRLPPYLPSQTLELLAEVAVLEEEVVRLEEQVVNFRQGLYQEAIITSMAKSAYFPDGDRCTPARHKTPAQVQSSEVSTSSRQASDQDAADWSSLKRATNVKQTPRRPGRSLSHGDCPGKENQSCGTNSCRDFGRAPLSNVPKCRAPPAEKCAGVQTTSTVEDHKAIDGSNGIDSDTASTAANKVSEELLTCLLTILSQMSTSGSQDEERASSPSVSGSCESSSDGACAGTGDPYGVLDKFGWRDIGRYKQFRSVDAASFDTNVSAGDAAAAAALGRRLKALLRKLSSVDLVGLSHQQRLAFWINTYNSCMMNAFLEHGAPTNPHTLVAMMTKATINVGGRVLSAMTIEHFVLRLPYDAKHVNAEGAKSEYGMAVLGLEWPEPLVTFALSCGSWSSPAVRVYTAGRVEEELEAAKREYLEAAVGVSPAGGLAIPKLLHWCLPDFAKDAGSLVDWVCLQLPRELQRDAVRAAAAAPPVRVLPYEFRFRYLLAS, encoded by the exons ATGGAGAAGGAGCAGAGGAGGCCGCCTGTCTCGAGGACGGCGCCGGTGGCGATGAAGGCGTCCTCCGCCAGCGCGACGGCGCAGGGCATCAGGAACAGGAGCCAGTCGCGGCGAGAGAGGAAAATTGCGCTGCAGCAAGAT GTGGACAAGCTGAGGAAGAAGCTACGGCACGAGGAGAACGTCCACCGAGCTCTGGAGCGGGCGTTCACGAGGCCGCTGGGCGCTCTGCCTCGCCTGCCCCCTTATCTGCCGTCTCAG ACGCTGGAGCTTCTGGCCGAAGTCGCGGTCCTGGAGGAGGAGGTCGTCCGGCTCGAGGAGCAGGTCGTCAATTTCCGGCAGGGACTGTACCAGGAGGCCATCATCACCTCCATGGCTAAGAGCGCCTACTTCCCGGACGGCGACCGGTGCACGCCAGCACGGCACAAGACTCCGGCCCAGGTGCAGAGTTCAGAGGTGTCCACCTCGTCGCGTCAGGCTTCCGATCAAGATGCCGCCGATTGGTCATCTTTGAAGCGAGCCACCAATGTCAAGCAGACACCGAGAAGGCCCGGCCGTTCCCTGAGCCACGGTGATTGTCCGGGCAAGGAGAACCAATCGTGTGGCACGAACTCGTGCAGAGATTTTGGCCGGGCGCCTTTGAGTAATGTGCCAAAATGCCGGGCACCGCCAGCGGAGAAATGCGCTGGCGTTCAG ACAACCAGTACGGTGGAAGATCACAAAGCTATCGACGGCAGCAATGGCATTGATTCAGACACGGCCTCAACCGCGGCGAACAAAGTCTCGGAGGAGCTACTGACGTGCCTGCTGACCATCTTGTCACAGATGAGCACCTCCGGCAGCCAAGACGAGGAGCGAGCATCGTCGCCGTCGGTCTCCGGTTCCTGCGAGAGCAGCTCAGACGGCGCCTGCGCCGGCACCGGAGATCCCTACGGGGTCCTAGATAAATTTGGATGGCGAGACATTGGCCGGTACAAGCAGTTCCGATCAGTCGACGCCGCTTCGTTCGACACGAATGTTTCTgccggcgacgccgccgccgccgccgctctcggtCGGAGATTGAA GGCGTTGCTCCGGAAGCTCTCCTCGGTTGACCTGGTGGGCCTCTCCCACCAGCAGAGGCTGGCGTTCTGGATCAACACCTACAACTCCTGCATGATGAAC GCATTTCTTGAGCACGGAGCACCTACCAACCCCCATACGCTGGTGGCCATGATGACCAAG GCGACCATCAACGTGGGCGGCCGCGTGCTGAGCGCCATGACCATCGAGCACTTCGTCCTCAGGCTGCCCTACGACGCAAAGCAT GTGAACGCGGAAGGGGCGAAGAGCGAGTATGGTATGGCCGTGTTGGGGCTGGAGTGGCCGGAGCCGCTGGTGACGTTCGCGCTCTCCTGCGGCAGCTGgtcctcgccggcg GTGAGGGTCTACACGGCCGgccgcgtggaggaggagctggaggcggcgaagCGGGAGTACCTGGAGGCCGCGGTCGGCGTGTCGCCGGCGGGCGGGCTGGCGATACCCAAGCTCCTGCACTGGTGCCTGCCGGACTTCGCCAAGGACGCAGGCTCCCTCGTCGACTGGGTGTGCCTGCAGCTGCCCCGCGAGCTGCAGCGCGACGcagtccgcgccgccgccgccgccccgcccgtgcGTGTCCTGCCGTACGAGTTCAGGTTCCGATACCTGCTGGCCTCGTAG
- the LOC112897327 gene encoding phosphoglycerate mutase-like protein 4: MLGRLPTSTPLPPLPAPPAPSVASLAASLPSPVSAVAASRPPGPANFPQIRRVRAPEAATGMSSSASSAEGYPAAGGDFTEVVIVRHGETSWNASRIIQGHMDAELNDIGRQQAVAVAHRLSREVKAAAIYSSDLKRAAETAQTIARICNLPNVVFDPALRERHIGDLQGMKFQDAATERPEAYKAFMSHKRNQQIPGGGESLDQLSERCVLCLYNIVEKHKGERVIVVSHGGTIRELYRHASPTRPLHGKIHNTSVSVILVSDTTGRCIVKTCGDISHLQEAGAGVLENAFGGDKNSA, from the exons ATGCTCGGGCGCCTCCCAACGAGCACGCCtctgccgccgctgcccgcgCCTCCCGCCCCCTCGGTCGCGTCCCTtgccgcctccctcccctcTCCGGTTTCCGCCGTCGCCGCGTCCCGCCCTCCCGGCCCCGCGAATTTCCCGCAGATCCGCCGGGTCCGCGCCCCTGAAGCGGCTACGGGGATGTCGTCGTCCGCTTCCAGCGCCGAGGGGTACCCCGCCGCTGGCGGCGACTTCACGGAGGTCGTGATCGTGCGGCACGGGGAGACGTCATGGAACGCCTCGCGCATCATACAG GGACACATGGATGCAGAGCTGAATGATATTGGAAGGCAGCAAGCTGTCGCG GTCGCCCATCGGCTTTCTAGAGAAGTGAAAGCAGCTGCTATATACTCATCTGATCTAAAGCGAGCTGCAGAGACTGCGCAAACAATTGCAAGAATCTGCAATCTACCAAAT GTTGTGTTCGATCCAGCACTGAGAGAAAGACACATTGGGGATCTGCAGGGCATGAAGTTTCAAGATGCTGCTACAGAGAGGCCAGAGGCTTACAAAGCTTTCATGTCCCACAAGAGAAACCAACAAATTCCT GGTGGTGGAGAGAGCCTTGATCAACTGTCAGAACGATGTGTGTTGTGCTTGTACAACATTgtcgagaaacacaaag GTGAGCGAGTGATCGTGGTCTCACACGGCGGCACCATCAGGGAACTCTACCGGCACGCCAGCCCCACGAGGCCGCTCCACGGTAAGATCCACAACACGTCGGTGAGCGTGATCCTCGTGTCCGACACCACCGGCCGCTGCATCGTCAAGACGTGCGGCGACATCAGTCACCTTCAGGAGGCCGGGGCCGGCGTCCTGGAGAACGCCTTCGGCGGCGATAAGAACTCCGCCTGA
- the LOC112898619 gene encoding protein MIZU-KUSSEI 1-like: MPSLIDYSPAALRSLLRPSSTTDERRAKLSGAGSGGGALGLFKMFKLLPVLTTGCKMAAMLGRHSGRALLADHAPTVTLFGHRRGRLSLAIHEDTRSPPAFLIELPMLAAAMHREMATGTVRLALESDTTRGVAAAARRRRPLLEEYVWAVYCNGRSAGYAIRRKDASDDERHVLRLLRGVSMGAGVLPPPPDGRAGAGAGPDGELTYMRARVERVVGSRDSEAFYMINPDGGGDNASRGGDSAPELSIFFVRNK, translated from the coding sequence ATGCCATCTCTTATCGACTACAGCCCGGCGGCGCTGCGGTCGCTGCTCCGGCCGTCGTCGACAACCGATGAGCGGCGGGCGAAGCTGTCGGGGGCcgggtccggcggcggcgccctggGGCTCTTCAAGATGTTCAAGCTCCTGCCGGTGCTCACCACGGGCTGCAAGATGGCGGCCATGCTGGGGCGGCACAGCGGCCGGGCCCTCCTGGCGGACCACGCGCCGACGGTGACGCTGTTCGGGCACCGGCGCGGGCGGCTGAGCCTGGCCATCCACGAGGACACGCGGTCCCCGCCGGCGTTCCTCATCGAGCTGCCCATGCTGGCCGCCGCGATGCACCGGGAGATGGCCACGGGCACCGTCCGGCTGGCGCTGGAGAGCGACACTACGCGcggcgtggccgccgccgcgcggcgcaggcggccgCTGCTGGAGGAGTACGTCTGGGCGGTCTACTGCAACGGGCGCAGCGCCGGGTACGCCATCCGCCGCAAGGACGCGTCCGACGACGAGCGCCACGTCCTGCGCCTGCTCCGCGGCGTGTCCATGGGAGCCGGggtgctcccgccgccgcccgacggcagggcgggcgcgggcgccggcccCGACGGCGAGCTCACGTACATGCGCGCCCGCGTGGAGCGCGTCGTCGGGTCCCGGGACTCGGAGGCTTTCTACATGATCAaccccgacggcggcggcgacaacGCCTCCCGCGGCGGCGATAGCGCGCCGGAGCTAAGCATCTTCTTCGTGAGGAACAAGTGA
- the LOC112898548 gene encoding uncharacterized protein LOC112898548 isoform X1, which yields MHTPLETMNGRAARRPAAARGGTRAAPRNEKAMEKEQRRPPVSRTAPVAMKASSASATAQGIRNRSQSRRERKIALQQDVDKLRKKLRHEENVHRALERAFTRPLGALPRLPPYLPSQTLELLAEVAVLEEEVVRLEEQVVNFRQGLYQEAIITSMAKSAYFPDGDRCTPARHKTPAQVQSSEVSTSSRQASDQDAADWSSLKRATNVKQTPRRPGRSLSHGDCPGKENQSCGTNSCRDFGRAPLSNVPKCRAPPAEKCAGVQTTSTVEDHKAIDGSNGIDSDTASTAANKVSEELLTCLLTILSQMSTSGSQDEERASSPSVSGSCESSSDGACAGTGDPYGVLDKFGWRDIGRYKQFRSVDAASFDTNVSAGDAAAAAALGRRLKALLRKLSSVDLVGLSHQQRLAFWINTYNSCMMNAFLEHGAPTNPHTLVAMMTKATINVGGRVLSAMTIEHFVLRLPYDAKHVNAEGAKSEYGMAVLGLEWPEPLVTFALSCGSWSSPAVRVYTAGRVEEELEAAKREYLEAAVGVSPAGGLAIPKLLHWCLPDFAKDAGSLVDWVCLQLPRELQRDAVRAAAAAPPVRVLPYEFRFRYLLAS from the exons ATGCACACGCCGCTGGAGACGATGAACGggagggcggcgcggaggccggcggcggcgcgcggcggcaccAGGGCCGCCCCGAGGAACGAGAAA GCGATGGAGAAGGAGCAGAGGAGGCCGCCTGTCTCGAGGACGGCGCCGGTGGCGATGAAGGCGTCCTCCGCCAGCGCGACGGCGCAGGGCATCAGGAACAGGAGCCAGTCGCGGCGAGAGAGGAAAATTGCGCTGCAGCAAGAT GTGGACAAGCTGAGGAAGAAGCTACGGCACGAGGAGAACGTCCACCGAGCTCTGGAGCGGGCGTTCACGAGGCCGCTGGGCGCTCTGCCTCGCCTGCCCCCTTATCTGCCGTCTCAG ACGCTGGAGCTTCTGGCCGAAGTCGCGGTCCTGGAGGAGGAGGTCGTCCGGCTCGAGGAGCAGGTCGTCAATTTCCGGCAGGGACTGTACCAGGAGGCCATCATCACCTCCATGGCTAAGAGCGCCTACTTCCCGGACGGCGACCGGTGCACGCCAGCACGGCACAAGACTCCGGCCCAGGTGCAGAGTTCAGAGGTGTCCACCTCGTCGCGTCAGGCTTCCGATCAAGATGCCGCCGATTGGTCATCTTTGAAGCGAGCCACCAATGTCAAGCAGACACCGAGAAGGCCCGGCCGTTCCCTGAGCCACGGTGATTGTCCGGGCAAGGAGAACCAATCGTGTGGCACGAACTCGTGCAGAGATTTTGGCCGGGCGCCTTTGAGTAATGTGCCAAAATGCCGGGCACCGCCAGCGGAGAAATGCGCTGGCGTTCAG ACAACCAGTACGGTGGAAGATCACAAAGCTATCGACGGCAGCAATGGCATTGATTCAGACACGGCCTCAACCGCGGCGAACAAAGTCTCGGAGGAGCTACTGACGTGCCTGCTGACCATCTTGTCACAGATGAGCACCTCCGGCAGCCAAGACGAGGAGCGAGCATCGTCGCCGTCGGTCTCCGGTTCCTGCGAGAGCAGCTCAGACGGCGCCTGCGCCGGCACCGGAGATCCCTACGGGGTCCTAGATAAATTTGGATGGCGAGACATTGGCCGGTACAAGCAGTTCCGATCAGTCGACGCCGCTTCGTTCGACACGAATGTTTCTgccggcgacgccgccgccgccgccgctctcggtCGGAGATTGAA GGCGTTGCTCCGGAAGCTCTCCTCGGTTGACCTGGTGGGCCTCTCCCACCAGCAGAGGCTGGCGTTCTGGATCAACACCTACAACTCCTGCATGATGAAC GCATTTCTTGAGCACGGAGCACCTACCAACCCCCATACGCTGGTGGCCATGATGACCAAG GCGACCATCAACGTGGGCGGCCGCGTGCTGAGCGCCATGACCATCGAGCACTTCGTCCTCAGGCTGCCCTACGACGCAAAGCAT GTGAACGCGGAAGGGGCGAAGAGCGAGTATGGTATGGCCGTGTTGGGGCTGGAGTGGCCGGAGCCGCTGGTGACGTTCGCGCTCTCCTGCGGCAGCTGgtcctcgccggcg GTGAGGGTCTACACGGCCGgccgcgtggaggaggagctggaggcggcgaagCGGGAGTACCTGGAGGCCGCGGTCGGCGTGTCGCCGGCGGGCGGGCTGGCGATACCCAAGCTCCTGCACTGGTGCCTGCCGGACTTCGCCAAGGACGCAGGCTCCCTCGTCGACTGGGTGTGCCTGCAGCTGCCCCGCGAGCTGCAGCGCGACGcagtccgcgccgccgccgccgccccgcccgtgcGTGTCCTGCCGTACGAGTTCAGGTTCCGATACCTGCTGGCCTCGTAG